In the genome of Methanopyrus kandleri AV19, one region contains:
- a CDS encoding DUF2106 family protein, giving the protein MSVTAKFSRALNAIRRPESMVSVYCLLLAVLALLGLHCGHSYHREQLYPRPAPQVQMKAGDPLAPYDRGGVPLESPGVTISQYPQFEPVRGWVTSYLTPFTRWLAHNSRHCGTTIVSHPGGILDEILYYTRGLDTVLESSIMFVAFVTFSWIVRTKTIGEEEMEREGGE; this is encoded by the coding sequence GTGAGCGTGACCGCGAAGTTCTCGAGGGCTCTGAACGCGATTAGACGGCCTGAAAGTATGGTATCAGTGTACTGCCTTCTCCTAGCTGTACTCGCACTCTTGGGTTTGCATTGTGGACATTCGTACCATCGGGAGCAGCTCTACCCTCGGCCCGCGCCGCAGGTTCAGATGAAGGCCGGAGATCCACTCGCCCCCTACGATCGCGGGGGAGTCCCACTCGAAAGTCCGGGAGTGACTATCTCGCAGTACCCCCAGTTCGAACCCGTCCGCGGGTGGGTCACCTCCTACCTGACACCGTTCACCAGGTGGCTGGCCCATAACTCCAGGCACTGTGGTACGACGATCGTGTCCCATCCTGGTGGCATCCTCGATGAGATCCTCTACTACACGCGGGGCTTGGATACTGTCCTGGAATCGTCCATCATGTTCGTGGCTTTCGTGACGTTCTCGTGGATCGTCCGAACCAAGACGATCGGCGAGGAGGAAATGGAGAGGGAGGGCGGCGAATGA
- a CDS encoding NADH-quinone oxidoreductase subunit B family protein, whose translation MSLKSALKKLKGFVRSRSIHVTVVNTGGCNGCDIEILACYTYRYDLEQYGIYYHNNPRKSDVLIVTGPVTYQWRDKLVKLYHKVPEPKAVVAVGTCACSGGIFNQRGGRVCGPVREVIPVDAEVPGCPPRPEEIVSAVVDVLPALFRSWEFRRGGAREAQEA comes from the coding sequence ATGAGCCTGAAGTCAGCGCTTAAAAAATTGAAAGGGTTTGTGAGATCTAGGTCTATTCATGTGACAGTAGTGAACACTGGTGGGTGTAATGGATGCGATATTGAAATTTTAGCTTGCTACACTTATCGATACGATCTAGAACAGTACGGTATCTATTACCACAATAATCCGAGGAAATCTGACGTTCTAATAGTTACTGGACCAGTTACGTATCAATGGCGAGATAAGCTAGTCAAGCTGTACCACAAGGTCCCCGAGCCCAAGGCCGTCGTCGCTGTGGGCACCTGCGCGTGCTCTGGCGGCATCTTCAACCAGCGAGGAGGCCGCGTATGTGGGCCGGTACGCGAGGTGATCCCCGTAGACGCTGAGGTTCCAGGATGTCCACCACGGCCCGAGGAGATAGTCTCCGCGGTCGTCGACGTGCTTCCTGCTTTGTTCCGCAGTTGGGAGTTCCGTAGGGGTGGGGCCCGTGAAGCGCAGGAGGCGTGA
- a CDS encoding DUF2104 domain-containing protein, translating to MIGFEGRMFVEAVIAGAVAMFLVGSLVGLEYSYRMYPEIFRERRVDPISLLLAVLGWTLLAVSWMRSVPVGIWIAAFLIGYVVNMRPGYGRIETVLGIATFLAALTWLEGLGPR from the coding sequence ATGATCGGTTTCGAGGGCAGGATGTTCGTCGAAGCAGTGATCGCGGGCGCCGTAGCGATGTTCCTGGTGGGATCGTTGGTGGGTCTCGAGTACAGCTACCGTATGTACCCCGAGATCTTCCGGGAGCGGAGAGTGGATCCGATCAGTCTACTGCTGGCGGTATTGGGATGGACACTTCTGGCCGTCTCCTGGATGCGATCGGTGCCGGTAGGGATCTGGATAGCCGCGTTCCTGATCGGATATGTGGTGAACATGCGACCAGGGTACGGACGAATTGAAACCGTGTTAGGAATTGCGACTTTTCTCGCCGCTCTTACCTGGCTTGAGGGGTTAGGACCGCGATGA
- a CDS encoding 4Fe-4S binding protein — protein sequence MVDLHFSFEDRLRNVTINIVEVERPDECAGCGLCAEVCPTGAIEVDERVRLDEDRCVACSFCVQACPRDVFRFYEVSFTELKPKRRPVRVPKADIEVRFIGVDLRTCDRCENRPCIEVCPTGVMREIIEEHRIDLDACHGCLECVKVCPYGSVTVELEVPQLKRRSNPRLNRELCVECNRCHEVCPTGAADNVPDGDPDPERCLGCYNCVAYCPTEALKRPDHRPRPKCTDEVFYIQPDMCIGCRICYDVCPVDAIRIEEITRMPVIMPDLCVRCGLCADACPTSAVDRVPTEEAEREVLRSRISDAFLGILTREMLEAAEEFGSTTRTERDVEEKLSELLERKMSEEMIRRVIEFEVKNVIEELMAEVVSGRDSRGP from the coding sequence GTGGTCGATCTTCACTTCTCCTTCGAGGATCGTCTTCGTAACGTGACCATCAACATCGTGGAAGTCGAACGGCCCGACGAGTGCGCGGGATGTGGCCTCTGTGCCGAAGTCTGCCCTACCGGAGCGATCGAGGTGGACGAGCGGGTGCGGCTCGATGAGGATCGGTGTGTTGCATGTTCTTTCTGTGTACAGGCGTGCCCTCGGGATGTATTCAGGTTTTATGAGGTATCATTCACGGAATTAAAGCCGAAACGTAGACCCGTTCGTGTCCCTAAGGCAGATATTGAAGTGAGGTTCATTGGTGTTGATCTCCGTACATGTGATCGTTGTGAAAATAGGCCCTGCATCGAGGTATGTCCCACCGGAGTTATGCGTGAGATCATTGAAGAACACAGAATAGACCTGGACGCATGTCATGGGTGTTTAGAATGTGTAAAAGTTTGTCCTTATGGTAGTGTCACGGTAGAGTTGGAGGTACCTCAGCTCAAACGTCGAAGCAATCCACGACTGAATAGGGAACTGTGTGTTGAGTGTAACCGTTGTCACGAGGTGTGTCCAACAGGTGCCGCTGATAACGTGCCAGATGGAGATCCGGACCCTGAACGGTGCCTAGGATGTTATAATTGTGTGGCATACTGTCCCACGGAAGCACTGAAACGACCCGATCATCGTCCACGACCTAAGTGTACTGACGAAGTGTTTTACATACAACCTGACATGTGCATAGGATGTCGTATATGCTACGATGTCTGCCCGGTGGATGCGATACGCATCGAGGAGATAACTCGGATGCCTGTGATCATGCCCGACCTGTGCGTGCGATGCGGCCTATGCGCGGACGCCTGTCCGACATCGGCCGTGGACCGCGTACCTACGGAGGAGGCCGAGCGTGAAGTGCTGCGGTCTCGGATCTCCGATGCGTTCCTCGGCATCTTAACCCGAGAAATGCTGGAAGCGGCTGAAGAATTCGGCTCAACTACGAGGACTGAAAGAGACGTCGAGGAGAAGCTTTCCGAACTTTTAGAACGCAAGATGTCTGAGGAAATGATACGCCGTGTCATCGAGTTCGAAGTGAAGAACGTGATAGAGGAGCTCATGGCTGAGGTGGTGAGTGGACGTGATAGTCGAGGTCCGTGA
- a CDS encoding nickel-dependent hydrogenase large subunit encodes MKRRRREIQSNVQVVDVETGEIEPISHRVPVGPNHPILKEPLRIKLAVRGEEVVDCKVEMGYCHRGIEKIMEGMPWQKAAFLAERVCGICSHAHNMCFIGGVEKLAEGDPAPRGLFLRVLVQELDRIQSHLIANAAYFYSIEHETMFVWNMNTRERVLDCIEEITGNRILTGWNVVGGVRMDVTEDQLNNVLETLDAIRDDVITYRRIAKNDPFIKLRSRGVGVITKDHIRKYRVVGPQARASGVPESDMRLQEPVYPELGFKPVYRKEGDNLARILVRYDECLQSIELIERIVDELPEGRHRRELEVNAGHVDNRVEAPRGELVYDMELAPGGVVKRVTIRTPSVPNIRVLEAIAPGSPSIADAVATYASLDPCVACNERFVVIDEREGKVLLEGKAREVIRACSRTS; translated from the coding sequence GTGAAGCGCAGGAGGCGTGAGATCCAATCCAACGTCCAAGTCGTGGACGTCGAGACGGGTGAGATCGAGCCGATATCACACCGTGTCCCCGTGGGTCCTAATCATCCGATCCTCAAAGAGCCCCTCCGGATCAAGCTGGCGGTCCGAGGAGAAGAGGTTGTGGACTGCAAGGTGGAGATGGGATACTGCCACCGTGGTATCGAGAAGATCATGGAGGGAATGCCCTGGCAGAAGGCCGCCTTCCTCGCTGAACGAGTCTGCGGAATCTGCTCCCACGCGCACAACATGTGCTTCATCGGAGGTGTCGAGAAACTCGCCGAAGGAGATCCCGCTCCGCGTGGATTGTTCCTCCGCGTCCTCGTGCAAGAGCTAGATAGGATTCAATCCCACCTCATCGCCAACGCCGCCTACTTCTACTCGATAGAGCATGAGACTATGTTCGTGTGGAACATGAACACTCGTGAGCGCGTCCTGGACTGCATCGAAGAGATAACCGGTAACCGGATCCTGACGGGTTGGAACGTCGTCGGTGGTGTTCGAATGGACGTCACCGAGGACCAACTGAACAACGTCCTCGAAACCCTGGACGCAATCCGTGACGACGTGATAACGTACCGACGAATCGCCAAGAACGATCCCTTCATCAAGCTCCGATCGCGTGGTGTCGGGGTGATCACTAAGGACCATATCAGGAAGTACCGAGTCGTTGGGCCGCAGGCTAGGGCTTCCGGAGTCCCCGAGTCTGACATGCGTCTCCAAGAGCCCGTTTATCCGGAGCTGGGCTTCAAGCCCGTTTACAGGAAGGAGGGGGACAACCTCGCCAGGATCTTGGTCCGATACGACGAGTGTTTGCAGTCCATAGAGCTCATCGAGCGGATCGTCGATGAGTTGCCCGAAGGGAGGCATCGACGGGAGCTGGAGGTGAACGCGGGACACGTCGATAACCGCGTCGAGGCCCCACGAGGGGAACTCGTGTACGATATGGAACTAGCTCCTGGAGGAGTCGTGAAGCGCGTTACGATCCGCACACCTTCCGTCCCGAATATCCGAGTCCTGGAGGCGATAGCGCCTGGATCTCCTAGCATCGCAGACGCCGTAGCCACATATGCGAGCTTGGACCCGTGCGTCGCGTGCAATGAGAGGTTCGTGGTGATCGATGAACGGGAGGGTAAGGTTCTCTTAGAAGGGAAGGCGCGGGAGGTGATCCGCGCTTGCTCCAGGACTTCCTGA
- a CDS encoding EhaG family protein, whose protein sequence is MIVPHVVPEITVKMYHVAVAAGIAVGLIAAVDIAADRNPLNRLTMTDALEVGSLTLLASVGTDLAECLILPGLVVGLAELIATAEVLVARYTDGDSLPEFEPLDMEVLRTAPTAIMIGLVVYGVLLTGFTGGAVAGSGAAFYLFSRANRPHYEEWRGMESISGIGWAFWVAGFSTFFLHPKAWLLALILAGTGGILVKVGPKLTLLGYAMGYDVRAGARRRVPER, encoded by the coding sequence ATGATAGTCCCTCACGTCGTCCCAGAGATCACCGTGAAAATGTACCACGTGGCCGTAGCTGCCGGAATAGCGGTGGGTCTGATCGCGGCAGTCGACATCGCGGCGGATCGCAATCCGCTCAACAGGCTGACTATGACCGACGCACTGGAAGTCGGCTCGTTGACACTCCTAGCCTCCGTCGGTACCGACCTAGCGGAGTGCTTGATTCTACCCGGACTGGTGGTCGGTCTGGCCGAGTTGATAGCTACGGCGGAAGTACTCGTCGCCCGATACACGGATGGGGATTCCCTACCCGAGTTCGAACCCTTGGACATGGAGGTCCTCCGCACGGCGCCGACGGCCATCATGATCGGGCTGGTGGTCTACGGGGTGCTACTTACGGGCTTCACCGGAGGAGCCGTGGCGGGCTCAGGAGCGGCGTTCTACCTGTTCTCCAGGGCGAACCGACCGCACTACGAGGAGTGGCGCGGGATGGAGTCAATCTCGGGGATCGGTTGGGCGTTCTGGGTCGCCGGTTTCAGCACGTTCTTCCTACATCCCAAGGCGTGGCTCCTAGCCCTGATCTTGGCGGGTACTGGTGGAATACTCGTCAAGGTCGGTCCCAAGCTCACGCTACTGGGCTACGCCATGGGTTACGATGTGAGAGCGGGGGCCCGACGACGTGTACCCGAGCGGTAA
- a CDS encoding 4Fe-4S binding protein: MDVIVEVREVVVIHELCRACGLCEKECPTGAIEVEDSAKIDEKDCVRCGLCVEVCPFDAILLGRATCELPKGSYRIEVLTKRPEVSVRISESKCVGCQACSSSCPVEALFGAKGSPPKLDVDRCVGCLECVRICPSRAIEPVGGFRG; the protein is encoded by the coding sequence GTGGACGTGATAGTCGAGGTCCGTGAAGTTGTTGTGATACACGAGCTATGCCGCGCCTGTGGTCTTTGTGAGAAAGAGTGTCCCACAGGCGCGATTGAGGTGGAGGATTCCGCTAAGATCGACGAAAAAGACTGTGTGCGGTGCGGCTTGTGTGTGGAAGTATGTCCTTTCGATGCCATACTCCTCGGCCGTGCCACATGTGAGCTTCCCAAAGGAAGTTACCGAATCGAGGTCCTGACAAAACGTCCCGAAGTGAGCGTGCGGATATCCGAGTCCAAATGTGTCGGTTGTCAAGCGTGCTCTTCTTCCTGCCCGGTTGAAGCGCTCTTCGGAGCGAAAGGGTCTCCCCCTAAGTTAGACGTTGATCGGTGTGTAGGATGTCTCGAGTGCGTTCGAATCTGTCCGTCCCGTGCTATCGAACCCGTGGGGGGATTCCGGGGATGA
- a CDS encoding HTH domain-containing protein: MARDDEIAVLTQSRLERVARSRPRGDLWEFLKRAYEKGVKIDAGHLIILSVLEEANRLLDQLSKTVGEKRAKQILKEAGIYTKTGNYVSGELLKEYINRESRVAVHNRVKDLRKMGFKIDGKPGPDGGYSLIQVPEWYRKSSRED; the protein is encoded by the coding sequence GTGGCGCGTGACGACGAGATCGCCGTACTCACGCAGTCCAGGCTGGAGCGCGTCGCGAGGAGTCGTCCCAGAGGCGATCTGTGGGAGTTCTTGAAGCGAGCGTACGAGAAAGGCGTGAAGATAGACGCAGGTCACCTCATCATTCTGTCCGTGTTGGAGGAGGCGAACAGGCTGCTAGATCAGCTCTCAAAAACCGTGGGCGAAAAGCGTGCGAAACAGATACTGAAAGAGGCCGGTATCTACACCAAAACCGGCAACTACGTGAGCGGCGAGCTGCTTAAGGAGTACATCAATCGAGAGAGCCGCGTAGCCGTCCACAATAGGGTGAAGGACCTCCGTAAGATGGGTTTCAAGATCGACGGAAAGCCCGGTCCCGACGGGGGTTATTCACTGATCCAAGTTCCGGAATGGTACCGGAAGAGTTCGCGTGAGGATTAA
- a CDS encoding 4Fe-4S binding protein gives MLQDFLNHILSREGSKRLLDAHTSREIMQRPPRFRDFPDVDLDRCILCGACADACPVEGRDGCPPAMEMSEEGPVLHKERCIRCGLCVEVCPTGAIEMGTLHEEVEERVQPPKPARIVVDSDLCVGCGKCESACPSDAITVEETAEVDEERCVLCEVCLEVCPVAGAIKLVPTDTDELVKRWKEYLEASLRG, from the coding sequence TTGCTCCAGGACTTCCTGAACCACATATTGAGCCGGGAAGGATCCAAGCGTCTGCTCGACGCTCACACCTCCCGAGAGATCATGCAAAGACCTCCCAGGTTCCGGGACTTCCCGGACGTCGACCTGGATCGGTGCATCTTGTGTGGGGCTTGCGCCGACGCTTGTCCAGTCGAAGGACGGGACGGATGTCCGCCCGCAATGGAGATGTCCGAGGAAGGACCCGTCCTGCACAAGGAACGGTGCATCCGCTGCGGTCTCTGCGTGGAGGTCTGTCCCACCGGAGCCATCGAGATGGGTACGCTTCACGAGGAGGTCGAGGAACGAGTTCAGCCGCCCAAGCCCGCCCGCATCGTCGTTGACAGTGACTTATGCGTAGGTTGTGGTAAGTGCGAGAGTGCCTGTCCGTCCGACGCCATCACCGTGGAGGAGACTGCCGAGGTGGACGAAGAGCGCTGCGTGCTATGCGAGGTGTGTCTGGAAGTCTGCCCAGTTGCGGGTGCCATCAAGCTGGTTCCTACAGACACCGACGAGCTAGTGAAGCGGTGGAAGGAGTACCTCGAAGCTTCGCTCCGGGGGTGA
- a CDS encoding DUF1959 family protein — MMRFLIRRKNITEEDLNERYAEDPNLVLRIKKWILTSYAYRRDIVHRLAELLNVDEDHVIDVLSRARSCSGLYGLHSEVEQAERLLDNVDDEVITLAVLMDVVSDGKLSEALEDELLRMFEGRKSVPIDRKELTKFFTSLRERGII; from the coding sequence ATGATGCGGTTCCTAATAAGACGTAAGAATATCACTGAAGAGGACCTAAACGAGCGCTACGCTGAAGATCCGAATTTGGTACTCCGCATCAAGAAGTGGATTCTCACCAGTTACGCATATCGTCGGGATATCGTGCACCGTCTGGCTGAGCTCCTGAACGTCGACGAGGACCATGTGATCGACGTGCTGTCCAGAGCACGGTCTTGTTCCGGGCTCTATGGGTTACACTCCGAAGTTGAACAAGCTGAGCGACTTCTGGACAACGTTGACGATGAAGTGATCACTTTAGCGGTGCTTATGGATGTGGTTAGTGATGGGAAACTTAGTGAAGCTCTAGAGGATGAACTACTGCGAATGTTTGAAGGACGAAAATCCGTGCCGATAGACCGTAAGGAATTAACAAAGTTCTTCACTTCTCTCCGTGAGAGGGGGATTATATGA
- a CDS encoding CBS domain-containing protein: MRAEMWATKEYPRVKPEDSLEQAVRELTRYSEYTAVVVNGSDRLVGLVTSNDIARGLTAGAETVEEVCRSPESISPSDPITKAVEILTDSDLTLVPLEEDMRVVGVVTLRTVVELMSNLYDTPARDLLEKIHENVPGISWDEFIEAATMVFNRELNRDLTPEEFERKISDRTFGYVLWLMGGLENLFIYLFRLGEAVVARKVAKRRRELRGM; the protein is encoded by the coding sequence ATGAGGGCCGAGATGTGGGCCACTAAAGAGTATCCTAGAGTGAAACCCGAGGACAGTCTCGAGCAGGCGGTTCGAGAGCTCACGAGGTACTCCGAGTACACGGCTGTCGTAGTGAACGGTTCGGACCGTTTGGTCGGCTTAGTGACGTCCAACGACATCGCTCGAGGACTCACCGCTGGCGCCGAGACAGTTGAAGAGGTATGCCGATCGCCGGAGTCGATCTCTCCCTCCGACCCCATCACGAAGGCCGTGGAAATTCTTACGGACTCCGACCTCACGCTCGTCCCACTGGAGGAAGACATGCGGGTGGTCGGTGTCGTTACGCTCAGGACTGTCGTCGAGCTCATGTCGAATCTCTACGACACACCGGCGCGGGACCTACTGGAGAAGATTCACGAGAACGTGCCTGGGATATCGTGGGATGAGTTCATCGAAGCCGCCACGATGGTATTCAACCGTGAGCTAAATCGAGATCTTACGCCCGAGGAGTTCGAGCGTAAGATAAGTGATAGAACGTTCGGATACGTACTCTGGCTCATGGGTGGTCTAGAAAACCTCTTTATTTACTTGTTCAGGCTCGGGGAGGCCGTGGTCGCCAGGAAGGTCGCCAAGCGCAGACGCGAGCTCAGGGGTATGTAA
- the hflX gene encoding GTPase HflX: MPSRPRAVLVERLEWRQESRIDELKELAESAGYDVVGSFRQVRHEDPRYHIGEGKVKELAEFVRENDVDKVIFENEIKPVQAFNLAGELGVEVIDRFQLILEIFAQRARTREAKLQVKLAQLKYELPRAREMVNLAKKEERPGFRGLGKYEADKYEEMIRRKIAKIERELRRIEKDRELKRKHRHRLGFELVTLAGYTCAGKSTLMRALTDETVYVDSKMFSTLDTKTRAVDLDGHRVLLTDTVGFVDNLPHWLVESFKSTLEETAQADLVLLVVDVSDELPEIKRKLRVCHRTLEEIGAEGPIVTALNKADLIGWEEAERRLRELEGYVSHPVVVSAKTGEGLDDLKAEMRTVLSRYWKNVRIELPMRNETMRVVSKLHELGNVLDERWSNDGVEVFLEVSEKALGTVRGTVKGFGKVEVLD, translated from the coding sequence TTGCCCAGTCGCCCTCGGGCGGTTTTGGTTGAACGGTTGGAGTGGAGACAGGAGAGCCGCATTGATGAGCTGAAAGAGCTGGCCGAATCTGCCGGCTACGACGTCGTCGGCTCGTTCAGACAGGTCCGTCACGAAGACCCTCGATACCATATAGGGGAAGGAAAGGTCAAAGAGCTGGCGGAGTTCGTGCGCGAGAACGACGTGGACAAAGTCATCTTCGAGAACGAGATCAAGCCAGTCCAGGCGTTCAACCTTGCAGGTGAGCTGGGAGTTGAGGTAATCGACAGATTCCAGTTGATCCTCGAGATATTCGCACAGAGAGCTCGAACCCGCGAAGCCAAACTGCAGGTGAAGCTCGCGCAGCTCAAGTACGAACTGCCCAGGGCACGTGAGATGGTGAACCTAGCTAAAAAGGAGGAGCGTCCGGGTTTCCGCGGCCTCGGTAAGTACGAAGCCGACAAATACGAGGAAATGATCCGACGGAAGATCGCCAAGATAGAGCGTGAACTCCGACGGATCGAGAAAGATCGAGAGCTAAAGAGGAAGCACCGACATCGGTTAGGGTTCGAACTAGTTACGTTGGCCGGGTACACATGTGCGGGTAAAAGCACCCTAATGCGGGCCCTAACCGACGAGACGGTCTACGTGGACTCCAAGATGTTCTCCACGCTGGATACCAAAACTAGAGCCGTAGACCTGGACGGACACCGCGTACTCCTCACCGACACCGTCGGATTCGTGGATAACCTACCCCACTGGCTCGTGGAGTCTTTCAAATCGACTCTTGAGGAAACCGCCCAAGCCGACCTGGTCCTGCTGGTGGTAGACGTCAGTGACGAGTTACCGGAGATCAAGCGTAAACTCCGGGTGTGCCACAGGACGTTGGAGGAGATAGGCGCTGAAGGCCCCATCGTGACCGCGCTCAACAAGGCGGATCTGATAGGATGGGAGGAAGCGGAGCGACGCCTCCGGGAACTAGAAGGGTACGTGTCTCATCCGGTGGTCGTTTCCGCTAAGACAGGGGAAGGCCTCGACGACCTCAAGGCCGAGATGCGTACGGTGCTCTCCAGGTACTGGAAGAACGTCCGCATCGAGCTACCGATGAGGAACGAAACCATGCGGGTTGTTTCGAAACTACATGAACTCGGAAACGTGCTGGACGAGCGTTGGTCGAACGACGGTGTTGAGGTGTTCCTCGAGGTCAGTGAGAAGGCCCTGGGAACCGTGAGAGGAACCGTGAAGGGGTTCGGTAAAGTGGAGGTATTGGATTAA
- a CDS encoding proton-conducting transporter membrane subunit: MYPSGKVLFIIPLGDIVPYLSTINMIILAVLLAVLALPILSNTDVYVEIDHRRPRIKAKIVSPREDKIKAALALVSTLAATGVVTTGDVFNFTLFLSLLGISNMGLIGTTVEDEFALECAFNYGLMCLIASLPLFGGAALILASTGTLSVHELMKMPKGAGGWTLTYGKALLTAGVIGEAGVGPFYAVKVDSFRRIWGRYAFVIHLTTLLTFSRYLELLAALP; encoded by the coding sequence GTGTACCCGAGCGGTAAGGTACTTTTCATAATACCGCTGGGCGACATAGTACCATACCTAAGCACGATTAACATGATCATATTGGCGGTCCTTCTCGCCGTTCTCGCACTTCCCATCCTCAGCAATACCGACGTGTACGTCGAAATAGACCACCGCAGGCCCCGGATTAAAGCCAAGATCGTCAGCCCGCGGGAGGATAAGATCAAAGCGGCCCTGGCTCTAGTCTCGACCCTCGCGGCCACCGGCGTAGTGACCACTGGAGACGTTTTCAACTTCACCCTGTTCCTTTCGCTGCTCGGAATCTCCAACATGGGGCTGATAGGCACCACCGTCGAGGACGAGTTCGCGCTGGAGTGTGCTTTCAACTACGGTCTCATGTGTTTGATAGCCAGTTTACCCCTTTTCGGAGGTGCGGCACTAATACTCGCCTCTACGGGTACTTTGAGCGTCCATGAGTTGATGAAAATGCCGAAGGGAGCGGGAGGTTGGACATTAACTTACGGTAAGGCCCTGTTAACGGCGGGGGTCATCGGAGAGGCCGGAGTCGGTCCCTTCTACGCGGTTAAGGTGGACTCGTTCCGGCGGATCTGGGGCCGATACGCCTTCGTGATACACCTGACGACGCTGTTGACGTTCTCCCGCTACCTGGAGTTGCTTGCGGCCTTACCCTAG
- a CDS encoding 4Fe-4S binding protein, whose protein sequence is MEVLSETPAVRREFVTIDPERCVGCKTCYEECPVDALTEPDSTNPPEVDHDACVRCRLCAKSCPVDAIKVVSGEARVTKDSIEVKLEEVDVIRRKFVLRKAILRKDRCIACRLCEQICPVEAPNIDKLRIDEDKCIGCKACEHACPVDAIVIERTLTPPEFEREIELDQDMCIGCEVCVEVCPVDAVEMEGDVANISYDRCIRCGECARNCPTGAIKIKEVREEV, encoded by the coding sequence TTGGAAGTACTTTCTGAGACACCAGCCGTACGTCGGGAGTTCGTGACTATAGACCCCGAGCGATGTGTAGGGTGTAAGACATGTTACGAAGAGTGCCCGGTAGACGCGCTAACAGAACCGGACAGCACCAATCCTCCAGAGGTTGATCACGACGCATGTGTGAGGTGTCGGTTATGTGCTAAGTCTTGCCCCGTAGATGCCATCAAGGTGGTATCCGGTGAAGCCCGAGTAACTAAAGATAGCATTGAAGTAAAGCTCGAGGAAGTTGATGTAATACGACGTAAGTTCGTACTTAGGAAGGCAATTCTGAGAAAAGATCGATGCATAGCCTGTCGTCTTTGTGAACAGATTTGTCCTGTCGAGGCACCAAATATTGATAAGTTAAGGATAGACGAGGATAAATGTATAGGTTGTAAAGCTTGTGAACATGCATGTCCCGTCGATGCCATCGTTATTGAGCGTACCTTAACACCGCCTGAATTCGAGCGTGAAATTGAGTTGGATCAGGATATGTGTATAGGGTGTGAGGTCTGTGTAGAAGTCTGTCCAGTGGATGCCGTCGAGATGGAAGGGGATGTCGCCAATATTTCCTACGACCGGTGCATAAGATGCGGAGAGTGTGCTCGAAATTGTCCGACTGGTGCGATAAAGATCAAGGAAGTTAGGGAGGAGGTGTGA
- a CDS encoding respiratory chain complex I subunit 1 family protein — MLETLVGITEAFLVGSVFLGLHRKVMARIQRRPGPPIVQEFLHTLKFMLKEGYAPLTSAEFLYWMVPVFNVIIWSAAVTISAVYRGNLLPFFALYASYKVLSHGAGVSSGSTYTKIGGVRHAIMPAGELALACSLISAYFVTGHMDVTGILAWEHAHGPLIEHIPFSALAFFTLLWVDSPYSPLDPSKGYDIVEGYLTEYPGFLRGLMYVAEAIKYYCELWVFQAVFLGISDPVSHLLTMGVLTLLLASMCALTPILNPYQAVGFHVIIASMMFLDFLVLG; from the coding sequence GTGCTCGAAACGCTGGTGGGGATCACCGAAGCCTTCTTGGTCGGAAGCGTGTTCCTCGGACTGCATCGGAAGGTAATGGCGCGCATTCAGCGTAGGCCGGGACCGCCGATAGTTCAGGAGTTCCTCCACACGTTGAAGTTTATGCTCAAGGAAGGATACGCCCCACTGACCTCGGCGGAGTTCCTGTACTGGATGGTGCCGGTTTTCAACGTGATAATCTGGTCGGCTGCGGTCACCATCTCGGCAGTGTATCGGGGTAATTTGCTCCCGTTCTTCGCCCTGTACGCGTCCTACAAGGTTCTCTCCCACGGTGCCGGAGTGTCCTCAGGTTCCACTTACACCAAGATCGGTGGTGTGCGACACGCCATTATGCCCGCCGGCGAGCTGGCGCTGGCCTGTTCTCTGATATCGGCGTACTTCGTAACAGGGCACATGGATGTAACCGGCATACTGGCGTGGGAACACGCTCACGGCCCGCTGATAGAACACATCCCGTTCTCGGCCTTGGCGTTCTTCACCCTCCTGTGGGTAGACTCACCTTACTCCCCGTTGGATCCTTCGAAGGGATACGACATCGTCGAGGGTTACCTCACGGAATATCCGGGGTTCCTGCGTGGGCTGATGTACGTGGCTGAAGCCATCAAGTACTACTGTGAGCTCTGGGTCTTCCAGGCGGTGTTCTTGGGGATATCCGACCCGGTCTCTCACCTCCTGACCATGGGGGTCCTCACGCTACTCCTGGCCTCGATGTGCGCGCTGACGCCGATACTGAATCCGTACCAGGCCGTCGGGTTCCACGTGATAATAGCCTCAATGATGTTCCTGGACTTCCTGGTCCTCGGATAG